A portion of the Meriones unguiculatus strain TT.TT164.6M chromosome 14, Bangor_MerUng_6.1, whole genome shotgun sequence genome contains these proteins:
- the Lipt2 gene encoding putative lipoyltransferase 2, mitochondrial, with product MPPPAVRLVWLGRVHYPELLARQEHWLGRLQADPRSGTLSGAEAGALLVCEPAGPVYTGGLRGGLTPEETTRLRALGAEVRSTGRGGLATFHGPGQLLCHPVLDLRRLGLRLRTHVAALEACAVRLCELRGLRGARARPPPYTGVWLGERKICAIGVRCGRHITSHGLALNCSTDLTWFEHIVPCGLVGTGVTSLSEELQRLVTVDEVMPSFLVAFRETFKCELISEDSPS from the exons ATGCCGCCGCCCGCGGTCCGGCTGGTGTGGCTCGGGCGGGTGCACTACCCCGAGCTGCTGGCGCGGCAGGAGCACTGGCTGGGGCGGCTACAGGCCGACCCTCGCTCCGGGACCCTGTCGGGGGCCGAGGCGGGCGCGCTGTTGGTGTGCGAGCCAGCGGGACCGGTGTACACGGGCGGGCTCCGCGGCGGCCTGACGCCCGAGGAGACTACGCGGCTGAGGGCCTTGGGCGCCGAGGTGCGCTCCACCGGCCGCGGCGGCCTGGCCACTTTCCACGGCCCGGGCCAGCTGCTCTGCCACCCGGTGCTTGACCTGCGGCGCCTGGGCCTGCGCCTGCGCACCCACGTGGCGGCGCTGGAGGCGTGCGCCGTGCGCCTGTGCGAGCTCCGGGGCCTGCGGGGCGCCCGCGCGCGGCCGCCGCCCTACACCGGCGTCTGGCTAGGCGAGCGCAAGATCTGCGCGATCG GAGTCCGATGTGGAAGACACATCACATCCCACGGCCTGGCTCTGAACTGTTCTACAGACCTCACGTGGTTTGAGCACATTGTGCCCTGTGGACTGGTTGGGACAGGAGTCACTTCTCTGAGTGAAGAGCTTCAGAGACTCGTCACTGTGGATGAAGTCATGCCATCTTTCCTTGTGGCCTTCAGGGAGACTTTCAAGTGCGAGTTAATCTCTGAGGACAGCCCCAGCTGA